From the genome of Segatella hominis, one region includes:
- a CDS encoding membrane dipeptidase — translation METFDLDSHLQGVYSVFPEAPHQPVIGITANYEGIDATLRDRYYKQVIAAGGTPVIIPPVADADVIVNTLQHLDGLILTGGGDHNPLWMGEEPSPKLHHINRERDLAEFLLVRLAYNRQIPMLGICRGIQTLAIALGGKVEQDIKPGVKHSQDAEREEPTHSVQIVKGSTLFNIYNSEKIFVNSFHHQAVSVPGNKLRCIAKSTDGIIEAVESSEYKSILGVQWHPEWLEKDGLKIFQWLTAQAAEFYQAKQLHQRILILDTHCDTPMFFPQGICFDHRDSRILVDLHKMTDGHQDATTMVAYLPQPKLGETFSSKVDFDVAGPTQYADLIFDKIEAIVSKNSNYLSIARTPADLYSDKRKGRKSIMLGIENGLALGHDLANVKHFAQRGIVYITLCHNGDNDICDSARGCNTHNGVSSFGEKVIQEMNRLGIMVDLSHAGEKSFYDALEISKTPIVCSHSSSKALCDVPRNLTDDQMRALAARGGVAHTTLYHGFLRKEGEADIMDAIAHLEHAIDIMGIDHVGLGTDFDGDGGICGLADSSELINFTIQLLRRRYSEQDIAKIWGGNWLRVMAQVQAVR, via the coding sequence ATGGAAACATTTGATTTGGATTCACACTTGCAAGGTGTATATTCTGTTTTTCCCGAGGCTCCTCATCAGCCGGTAATTGGTATTACTGCCAACTACGAGGGCATAGATGCTACGCTTCGTGACCGATATTATAAACAAGTGATAGCTGCGGGCGGAACTCCTGTTATCATTCCTCCTGTTGCTGATGCAGATGTTATCGTCAATACGCTCCAGCATCTGGACGGATTGATTCTTACTGGTGGCGGCGACCACAACCCTCTCTGGATGGGTGAAGAACCTTCTCCTAAGCTTCATCATATCAATCGGGAGCGCGATCTTGCTGAGTTCCTCCTGGTTCGCCTGGCTTATAATCGACAGATTCCGATGTTGGGTATCTGTCGTGGCATTCAGACTCTGGCTATAGCTTTAGGGGGAAAGGTGGAGCAGGATATCAAACCGGGAGTGAAGCATTCGCAGGATGCAGAGCGTGAGGAACCTACCCATAGTGTGCAGATAGTGAAGGGTTCCACCTTATTTAATATATATAATAGCGAGAAGATTTTTGTCAACTCCTTCCATCATCAGGCTGTGAGTGTGCCGGGAAATAAACTGCGCTGCATCGCCAAATCTACTGATGGCATCATAGAGGCTGTGGAAAGTAGCGAGTACAAGTCTATCCTCGGTGTGCAATGGCATCCGGAATGGTTGGAGAAAGACGGACTGAAGATTTTCCAATGGCTTACTGCTCAGGCTGCCGAGTTTTATCAGGCGAAGCAGTTGCATCAGCGCATCCTTATTCTTGATACACATTGCGATACGCCGATGTTCTTCCCGCAGGGTATCTGTTTCGACCATCGCGACTCCCGTATTCTGGTAGATTTGCATAAAATGACCGACGGTCATCAGGATGCAACGACGATGGTGGCTTACCTGCCGCAGCCTAAGTTGGGTGAGACCTTCAGCAGCAAGGTAGATTTTGATGTGGCTGGTCCTACCCAGTATGCCGACCTGATCTTTGACAAGATAGAGGCTATTGTGAGTAAGAACAGCAATTACCTGAGTATCGCCCGTACGCCTGCCGATCTCTATAGCGACAAGCGGAAAGGAAGAAAGAGTATTATGCTCGGTATAGAGAACGGACTGGCGCTTGGACACGACCTTGCCAACGTGAAGCATTTTGCCCAGCGTGGCATCGTCTATATTACGCTTTGCCATAATGGGGATAATGATATTTGCGATAGTGCCCGTGGCTGCAATACTCACAATGGTGTGAGCAGTTTTGGCGAGAAGGTCATCCAGGAGATGAACCGCCTGGGCATCATGGTAGATTTGAGTCATGCTGGCGAGAAGAGCTTCTATGATGCTTTGGAAATCAGCAAGACGCCTATCGTCTGCAGTCATAGTAGCAGTAAGGCGCTTTGTGATGTGCCTCGCAATCTGACCGATGACCAGATGCGTGCGCTTGCAGCCAGAGGAGGTGTAGCTCATACCACACTTTATCACGGTTTCCTTCGCAAAGAGGGTGAGGCTGACATCATGGATGCTATTGCCCATCTGGAACATGCTATCGACATCATGGGTATCGATCATGTGGGTCTTGGTACTGATTTTGATGGTGATGGCGGAATCTGCGGATTAGCTGACTCTTCTGAACTCATCAACTTTACCATCCAGTTGCTCCGTCGCAGGTATAGCGAACAGGATATCGCCAAGATATGGGGTGGCAACTGGCTCAGAGTAATGGCGCAAGTACAGGCTGTTAGGTAA
- a CDS encoding Lrp/AsnC family transcriptional regulator has translation MEKIDNLDRKILGILSKNARIPFKDVAAECGVSRAAIHQRVQHLMEAGFITGSGFDVNPKSLGYSTCTYVGLNLERGNMYKKVVERLQNIPEIVECHFTTGSYTMLLKLYARDNEQLMDLLNNKLQAIPGVVSTETLISLEQSIKREIPVILEEE, from the coding sequence ATGGAGAAAATAGACAATCTTGACAGAAAGATATTGGGTATCTTGTCTAAGAACGCCCGCATTCCTTTCAAGGATGTTGCGGCAGAGTGTGGCGTATCCCGTGCAGCTATCCACCAGCGTGTGCAGCATTTGATGGAGGCAGGATTTATCACGGGTAGTGGATTCGACGTAAACCCTAAGAGCTTGGGATATTCTACCTGTACATACGTGGGTCTGAATCTGGAACGTGGTAATATGTATAAGAAGGTGGTAGAACGCCTTCAGAATATACCGGAAATCGTGGAGTGCCACTTTACTACTGGTTCTTACACCATGCTTCTTAAACTTTATGCGCGCGACAATGAGCAGCTGATGGATTTGCTCAATAATAAGTTGCAGGCTATTCCTGGTGTGGTTTCTACGGAGACCCTGATTTCTCTTGAGCAGAGTATCAAGCGAGAAATTCCTGTTATTTTGGAAGAAGAATAA
- a CDS encoding FKBP-type peptidyl-prolyl cis-trans isomerase, protein MNKIIMTALVLVASASLFTAGAANKKNKNTGKKVAPIELKTSADSLSYAAGINATRGLLNYVQQSYQVDTAYMENFIRGYKDALAMGINPQTTAYSAGMEIAKLVEKRVYPGTKEELKSTNDSISHALFQEGFMAALANDTTFFTSKKAEDFQKEALAGAGEKFLAENAKKPGVKVLPSGLQYKVITEGHGEVPKASDEVEVIYEGRLIDGTVFDSTKKHGQQSDKFNAGNLIKGWTEALTTMPVGSKWQIYIPQELAYGARQAGQIPPYSTLVFDLELVSIVKPEVKEPAKEEKATVDTDAKATTAKKAVAKRTVGKKKVAKKIRK, encoded by the coding sequence ATGAATAAAATAATCATGACAGCACTCGTCCTCGTGGCGAGTGCTTCTTTGTTTACAGCGGGTGCTGCAAACAAGAAAAATAAGAATACGGGCAAGAAAGTAGCCCCTATCGAGTTGAAAACTTCTGCCGACTCTTTGAGTTATGCTGCAGGTATCAATGCCACTCGTGGCTTGTTGAACTATGTGCAGCAGAGTTATCAGGTAGATACTGCCTACATGGAGAATTTCATCCGTGGTTACAAGGATGCGCTTGCTATGGGCATCAATCCTCAGACCACAGCTTATTCTGCCGGTATGGAGATTGCCAAGTTGGTAGAAAAGCGTGTATATCCTGGCACTAAGGAGGAGTTGAAGAGTACTAACGATTCTATCAGCCATGCTTTGTTCCAGGAGGGTTTTATGGCAGCATTGGCCAATGATACCACATTCTTTACCAGCAAGAAGGCTGAAGATTTCCAGAAGGAGGCTTTGGCAGGTGCTGGTGAGAAATTCCTTGCCGAGAATGCCAAGAAGCCTGGTGTGAAAGTATTGCCAAGTGGTTTGCAGTACAAGGTAATCACAGAGGGTCATGGTGAAGTGCCTAAGGCCAGCGATGAGGTAGAGGTTATCTACGAGGGTCGTCTGATTGACGGTACTGTATTTGATTCTACCAAGAAGCATGGTCAGCAGAGCGATAAGTTCAATGCTGGCAATCTGATCAAGGGTTGGACCGAGGCTTTGACAACTATGCCTGTAGGTAGTAAGTGGCAGATTTATATTCCTCAGGAGTTGGCTTATGGCGCTCGTCAGGCTGGTCAGATTCCTCCATATTCTACATTGGTATTCGATTTGGAATTGGTTAGTATCGTAAAGCCAGAGGTTAAGGAGCCTGCAAAGGAAGAAAAGGCAACTGTAGATACAGACGCAAAGGCTACTACTGCCAAGAAAGCTGTAGCTAAAAGAACTGTTGGTAAGAAAAAAGTTGCCAAGAAGATACGCAAGTAA
- a CDS encoding FKBP-type peptidyl-prolyl cis-trans isomerase, whose translation MKKLFIGAMMMAFAAATFVSCGNSTPKADLKDEVDTLSYAMGMAQTQGLKEYLSDRLQIDTAYMDDFIKGLNDGANAGDDKKKAAYYAGIQIGQQISNQMVKGINHEVFGDDSTKTISLKNFMAGFVSGTTGKKGLMTVEQAAQVAQAKMVSIKAKAMEKQYGPNKVAGEKFLAANKKKPGVVTLPSGVQYKVIKEGNGPMPKDTSMVKVQYEGKTIDGKVFDSSYKRGEPISLRANQVIKGWTEALVHMPVGSVWEVYIPQNLAYGEREQGQIKPFSVLIFKIELVSLGEK comes from the coding sequence ATGAAAAAGTTATTTATCGGAGCCATGATGATGGCTTTCGCTGCAGCAACATTTGTAAGCTGTGGCAATTCTACTCCTAAGGCTGACCTCAAGGACGAGGTTGATACCTTAAGTTATGCGATGGGTATGGCACAGACACAAGGTTTGAAGGAATACTTGAGTGATCGTTTGCAGATTGATACTGCTTATATGGACGATTTCATCAAGGGTCTTAACGACGGTGCCAATGCTGGTGACGACAAGAAGAAGGCTGCTTACTATGCAGGTATTCAGATTGGTCAGCAGATTTCCAACCAGATGGTTAAGGGTATCAACCACGAGGTATTTGGTGATGATTCAACCAAGACGATCTCTTTGAAGAACTTCATGGCAGGTTTCGTTTCTGGTACTACTGGCAAGAAGGGCTTGATGACTGTTGAGCAGGCTGCTCAGGTAGCTCAGGCTAAGATGGTTTCCATCAAGGCTAAGGCTATGGAGAAGCAGTATGGTCCTAACAAAGTAGCTGGCGAGAAGTTCCTCGCTGCTAACAAGAAGAAGCCAGGAGTTGTTACTCTGCCTTCAGGTGTTCAGTACAAGGTAATCAAGGAGGGTAACGGCCCTATGCCAAAGGATACTTCTATGGTGAAGGTGCAGTATGAGGGTAAGACTATCGATGGCAAAGTATTCGATTCTTCTTACAAGCGTGGTGAGCCTATTTCTCTCCGTGCTAACCAGGTAATCAAGGGTTGGACCGAGGCTTTGGTTCACATGCCTGTAGGTTCTGTTTGGGAGGTTTACATTCCTCAGAACTTGGCTTATGGTGAGCGTGAGCAGGGTCAGATTAAGCCATTCTCTGTTTTGATTTTCAAGATTGAGTTGGTTTCTCTTGGTGAGAAGTAA
- a CDS encoding FKBP-type peptidyl-prolyl cis-trans isomerase yields the protein MDKVSYALGIGIGRQLASMGAESLNIDDFAQAVKDAIAGKLQLSEQEAQELVQNFFAEQEAKAQAAAAEKGKVAKEAGEKFLAENGKKEGIITTKSGLQYQVLREGNGKAPKATDQVECHYEGTLIDGTKFDSSYDRGQTATFPLNQVIAGWTEGLQLMTEGAKYRFFIPYQLGYGERGAGASIPPFSALIFDVELVAVK from the coding sequence ATGGATAAAGTAAGTTACGCTCTGGGTATCGGTATCGGCCGCCAGTTGGCTTCTATGGGAGCTGAAAGTTTGAATATTGATGATTTCGCACAGGCTGTGAAGGATGCTATTGCTGGCAAATTGCAGCTCAGCGAGCAGGAAGCCCAGGAGTTGGTACAGAACTTCTTTGCAGAGCAGGAGGCTAAGGCTCAGGCTGCTGCTGCCGAGAAGGGTAAGGTTGCCAAGGAGGCAGGTGAGAAGTTCCTCGCTGAAAATGGCAAGAAAGAAGGTATTATTACTACCAAGAGTGGTTTGCAATATCAGGTGTTGCGCGAGGGTAATGGCAAGGCTCCTAAGGCTACAGACCAGGTGGAGTGCCACTACGAGGGTACGCTCATCGATGGTACTAAGTTCGACAGCTCTTACGACCGTGGTCAGACAGCTACATTCCCATTGAATCAGGTTATCGCTGGTTGGACAGAAGGCCTTCAGCTCATGACCGAGGGTGCTAAGTATCGTTTCTTCATCCCTTACCAGTTGGGTTATGGCGAGCGTGGTGCAGGTGCGTCTATCCCTCCATTCTCAGCTTTGATTTTCGACGTAGAGTTGGTAGCTGTTAAGTAA
- a CDS encoding SIR2 family NAD-dependent protein deacylase, which yields MKKLVFLTGAGMSVESGFKTFRGNDGLWENYPVEQIATHEGWEADPTLVTNFYNMLRHKLYAAQPNEGHKLIKDLEKDFEVTVITQNVDNLHEKAGSKNVIHLHGELSKVCSSRNPYDNRYIKELPEDDCEVKPGTEAGDGSLLRPFIVFFGESVPMIEPAAEAVQDADIFVIIGTSLNVYPAAGLISYTKPRIPIYLIDPGAVNTNGYYQIKHIMKGASEGMKELTEILEKEK from the coding sequence ATGAAGAAACTCGTATTTTTAACCGGTGCCGGCATGTCTGTGGAAAGCGGTTTCAAAACTTTCCGCGGCAACGATGGCCTGTGGGAGAACTATCCTGTAGAACAGATTGCAACCCACGAGGGCTGGGAAGCTGATCCTACATTAGTGACCAACTTCTATAACATGCTTAGACATAAACTGTATGCCGCCCAACCAAACGAGGGGCATAAACTCATCAAGGACTTGGAAAAAGACTTCGAAGTGACAGTTATCACACAGAATGTTGATAACCTGCACGAAAAGGCCGGTTCCAAGAATGTAATCCACTTGCATGGTGAACTGTCAAAGGTTTGCTCTTCCCGCAATCCTTATGATAATCGCTACATCAAAGAATTGCCGGAAGATGACTGCGAAGTAAAACCGGGAACGGAAGCTGGCGACGGCAGTCTCCTGCGCCCATTCATCGTTTTCTTCGGTGAGAGCGTACCGATGATAGAACCTGCAGCCGAGGCTGTACAGGATGCCGATATTTTCGTCATCATCGGAACTTCACTCAATGTTTATCCTGCTGCAGGTCTGATTTCCTATACCAAGCCCCGCATTCCTATCTATCTGATAGACCCGGGAGCAGTAAATACCAACGGATACTACCAGATAAAACACATCATGAAGGGTGCTTCGGAAGGAATGAAAGAGCTTACAGAAATACTGGAAAAAGAGAAATAG
- a CDS encoding Na/Pi cotransporter family protein, whose protein sequence is MSTSQYLVIFFQILGSLALLIYGMKVMSEALQKMAGSQLRHILGAMTTNRLTGMLTGTFITCAVQSSSATTVMTVSFVNAGLLTLAQAISVIMGANIGTTLTAWIMSLGYNVDLTIVVFPAFFLGIMLIYSKKRRYFGDFLFGIAFLFFALVLLSGAGKDLDLEHNPSVIDFFSSFDTKSHLTIITFLLIGTVITCIVQSSAAVMAITILLCSTGVLPIYLGIALVMGENIGTTATANLAALGANAQARRAALAHLVFNVFGVIWVLCLFYPFVNLVCSLVGYNPDGNMSAAQKATLLPIVLAMFHTCFNVCNTVVLIWFIPQIEKLVCQLIKPKADKEDEDFRLRFIQTGIMKTPELSVFEAQKEISSFGERIQRMFGMVRELLEIKDGKAFEKLYDRIEKYEGISDSMEIEIAKYLDQVSDAHLSDDTKAKIRAMLREISEIESIGDSCFNIARTIKRKVDNKEEFTEKQHENIHQMFLLVDEALTQMNFMFTHDRHTLDMNRTFNIETEINTFRYQLRNQNIEDVDNHLYTYGIGTMYMDIIQESEKLGDYVVNVAEARMGRR, encoded by the coding sequence ATGAGTACAAGTCAATATCTTGTGATTTTTTTTCAGATTCTCGGTTCTCTGGCATTGCTCATCTACGGTATGAAAGTGATGAGTGAGGCTTTGCAGAAAATGGCAGGATCTCAGTTGCGACACATCTTAGGAGCGATGACAACCAATCGGCTCACGGGTATGCTTACAGGTACATTTATTACCTGTGCCGTGCAGAGTTCTTCTGCTACTACCGTGATGACGGTTTCCTTTGTCAACGCAGGTCTTCTCACCTTGGCTCAAGCCATCTCCGTCATCATGGGTGCCAATATCGGTACCACGCTTACGGCATGGATTATGTCGCTGGGCTATAATGTCGATCTCACGATAGTCGTGTTCCCCGCATTCTTCTTAGGTATCATGCTGATATACAGTAAGAAACGGCGCTATTTCGGCGATTTCCTTTTTGGTATTGCTTTCCTCTTCTTCGCCCTCGTCCTCTTGAGTGGGGCAGGAAAGGACCTCGATTTGGAACACAATCCTTCGGTCATCGATTTCTTCAGTTCTTTTGATACGAAGAGCCATCTTACCATTATTACATTCCTTCTGATAGGTACAGTCATTACCTGTATCGTACAGAGTTCGGCTGCCGTCATGGCTATTACCATCCTGCTCTGTTCTACCGGTGTACTTCCTATTTATCTCGGTATTGCCTTAGTGATGGGCGAGAATATCGGAACGACGGCTACTGCCAATCTCGCTGCATTGGGTGCCAATGCACAGGCTCGACGTGCCGCTTTGGCCCATCTTGTATTTAATGTGTTTGGTGTCATTTGGGTGCTTTGCCTGTTTTATCCTTTCGTCAATTTAGTTTGCTCATTGGTAGGATATAATCCGGATGGAAATATGTCGGCAGCTCAGAAAGCTACGTTGCTGCCTATCGTCTTGGCGATGTTCCATACCTGTTTTAATGTGTGTAATACGGTTGTGCTCATTTGGTTTATACCTCAGATAGAGAAGTTGGTTTGCCAACTCATCAAGCCGAAGGCAGATAAGGAAGATGAGGATTTCCGCCTGCGTTTCATCCAGACGGGCATCATGAAGACACCGGAACTTTCAGTCTTCGAGGCACAGAAGGAAATCAGCAGTTTTGGTGAGCGCATCCAGCGTATGTTTGGCATGGTAAGAGAACTGTTGGAAATAAAAGACGGCAAGGCTTTTGAAAAGCTCTATGACCGTATCGAAAAATATGAGGGAATCTCAGACAGTATGGAGATTGAGATCGCGAAGTATCTCGACCAGGTGAGCGATGCCCATCTGAGTGATGATACCAAGGCTAAGATTCGTGCCATGCTTCGCGAGATTTCAGAGATAGAGAGTATCGGCGATAGCTGCTTTAATATAGCCAGAACCATCAAGCGAAAGGTAGATAACAAGGAGGAGTTTACCGAAAAGCAGCATGAGAACATTCATCAGATGTTCCTGCTGGTGGATGAGGCTTTGACGCAGATGAACTTCATGTTCACCCACGACCGTCATACTCTTGATATGAATCGTACGTTTAATATCGAGACAGAAATCAATACATTCCGTTACCAGCTGCGCAATCAGAATATAGAAGATGTGGATAATCATCTCTATACGTATGGTATCGGAACGATGTATATGGATATTATTCAAGAGAGTGAAAAGCTCGGCGACTATGTAGTAAATGTCGCCGAAGCTCGAATGGGAAGGAGATAG
- the rnr gene encoding ribonuclease R produces the protein MGKGKKGGKRMNKAQLTEKLQEFFASQPGVTLSFKEIFRGLHLTTHPLKMLAIDIMEEMAWDDYLAKVSDNSYRLNQSVQVMEGKFVRKSNGKNSVIPEGSEKPIFVSERNSMGALNGDRVEFTFLARRKNHIKEAQVNKILERAKDSFVGRLKVDKDIAYLVTPGDVFAHNIIIPRRKLKGGKTDDKAIVRIIEWPDEENKSPIGEVVDVLGQKGDNDVEMNSILAQYGLPYKYPKNVEDAANKITGEITEQDYKEREDFRKVFTCTIDPKDAKDFDDALSIQKLENGNWQVGVHIADVSHYVTEGSIIDKEAVKRATSVYLVDRTIPMLPERLCNFICSLRPDEEKLAYSVIFELDNNAEVKNYRIVHTVIKSDRRYKYEEVQELLEANGVVDGTGEPAPAETKEHPYQGENALQLITLDRLAKKLRAARFKNGAVKFDREELHFDIDEKGKPVSCYYKRSKDANKLVEEFMLLANRTVAESIGKAKKGKKPKTLPYRIHDNPDPQKLETLREFVVKFGYKMKTEGTKGATARSLNKLMADCEGKPENNLIQMVALRAMMKAKYSVHNIGHFGLAFEYYTHFTSPIRRYPDTMVHRLLTKYAEGGRSANEKHYEELCEHCSEMEQIAQNAERDSIKYKMVEFMGDKLGEEFDAHISGITSYGIYATIDENHCEGMIPMRDIADDYYDFDEKNFCLIGRRHHNKYSLGDAIRIKVAQANLEKKQLDFTLAGDSAPVRKDKSAGANDMKSKDKKAGRSKQKTRNHRKRK, from the coding sequence ATGGGAAAAGGAAAAAAAGGTGGCAAAAGAATGAACAAGGCGCAACTCACCGAGAAGTTGCAAGAATTCTTTGCCAGTCAGCCGGGCGTAACGCTCAGCTTCAAAGAGATATTCCGAGGGCTCCATCTCACTACCCACCCTCTCAAGATGCTCGCTATCGACATCATGGAGGAGATGGCTTGGGATGACTACCTCGCCAAAGTAAGTGATAATTCATATCGACTCAATCAAAGCGTACAGGTGATGGAAGGTAAGTTTGTACGCAAATCCAACGGTAAAAACTCTGTAATCCCTGAGGGAAGTGAGAAACCTATCTTCGTTTCCGAACGTAACTCTATGGGTGCTCTCAACGGCGACAGAGTGGAATTTACTTTCCTGGCACGCCGCAAGAATCATATTAAGGAAGCACAGGTCAATAAGATTCTGGAACGTGCTAAAGATAGCTTCGTGGGAAGATTGAAGGTGGATAAAGATATTGCCTACCTGGTTACACCGGGCGATGTCTTTGCCCATAACATCATCATACCACGCCGCAAACTAAAAGGCGGCAAAACGGATGACAAGGCTATCGTTCGCATCATCGAATGGCCTGATGAGGAAAACAAGAGTCCTATCGGCGAAGTGGTTGATGTTCTCGGTCAAAAGGGTGACAATGATGTGGAGATGAATTCCATCCTCGCACAGTATGGCCTGCCATACAAATATCCGAAGAATGTAGAGGATGCTGCCAACAAAATTACAGGAGAAATCACAGAACAAGATTATAAGGAGCGTGAGGACTTCCGCAAGGTATTCACCTGCACCATCGACCCGAAAGATGCCAAGGACTTCGACGATGCACTCAGCATCCAGAAGTTGGAGAATGGTAACTGGCAGGTGGGTGTTCACATCGCCGATGTTTCTCACTATGTAACAGAAGGAAGCATTATCGACAAGGAAGCCGTAAAACGAGCTACCTCTGTATATCTCGTAGATCGCACCATCCCGATGTTGCCAGAACGTCTCTGCAACTTCATCTGTTCACTTCGCCCTGACGAGGAAAAACTGGCTTATAGCGTTATCTTCGAACTCGACAATAATGCAGAAGTGAAGAACTACCGCATTGTGCATACGGTCATCAAGAGCGACCGCCGCTATAAATATGAAGAGGTACAGGAACTGCTCGAAGCCAATGGTGTAGTAGATGGTACTGGCGAACCTGCTCCTGCAGAAACCAAGGAGCACCCTTATCAAGGAGAAAATGCACTCCAGCTTATCACACTTGACCGATTGGCCAAGAAACTCCGTGCTGCCCGTTTCAAGAATGGTGCAGTAAAGTTTGACCGCGAGGAATTGCACTTCGACATAGATGAGAAGGGAAAGCCTGTAAGCTGCTACTATAAGCGCTCAAAGGATGCCAACAAACTGGTAGAGGAGTTCATGCTTCTTGCCAACCGTACGGTGGCTGAGAGCATCGGCAAGGCAAAGAAAGGTAAGAAGCCTAAAACTTTGCCTTATCGTATCCATGATAATCCAGACCCACAGAAGTTGGAAACTCTGCGCGAATTCGTAGTCAAGTTCGGCTACAAGATGAAAACAGAAGGTACCAAGGGCGCTACTGCAAGAAGCCTCAACAAGCTGATGGCTGACTGTGAAGGTAAACCAGAAAACAACCTCATCCAGATGGTAGCACTCCGTGCCATGATGAAAGCGAAGTACTCTGTTCACAACATCGGACACTTCGGACTTGCCTTCGAGTATTACACCCACTTTACATCTCCTATCCGCCGTTATCCGGACACGATGGTTCATCGTTTGCTTACCAAATATGCAGAAGGTGGCAGAAGCGCCAATGAGAAGCATTATGAGGAACTTTGCGAACATTGTTCTGAAATGGAGCAGATAGCACAGAATGCGGAGCGTGACAGTATCAAATACAAGATGGTAGAATTCATGGGCGACAAGCTTGGTGAAGAATTCGATGCCCACATCAGCGGTATTACCAGCTATGGTATCTATGCAACTATCGACGAGAACCATTGCGAGGGTATGATTCCGATGAGAGACATCGCTGACGACTACTATGACTTCGATGAAAAGAATTTCTGCCTCATCGGACGACGCCATCACAACAAGTATTCTTTGGGTGATGCTATCCGCATCAAGGTGGCACAGGCCAATCTGGAGAAAAAACAGCTTGACTTCACGCTTGCCGGTGACTCTGCTCCTGTACGCAAGGACAAATCTGCTGGTGCTAACGATATGAAATCCAAAGACAAAAAAGCTGGCAGAAGTAAACAGAAGACCCGCAATCACAGAAAGCGCAAATAA